GGGGCGGCTGGATTCGACGGTCCGCCCAGCCGCCCTCACCAGTGCCCTCGACGAGATCGCGCAGCTGCGCGCGTGCCGTGATCCTCAGTTTGGGGAAGCTGCGGTAGAGGTGGGAGCCGACCGTGCGCGGGGAGAGGAGGAGCCGCTCCCCGATCGCCCGGTTGGTCAGCCCGCGCGCCGCGAGTCCGACGATCTGCCGTTGCTGCGGGGAGAGTTGGGCGAGCGCGTCGGGTGCCGCGTGCGGGACGCCGAGTCCCGAGGCGCGCGCCTCGGCGCGGGCGCGCTCGGCCCACGGGCGCGCCCCGAGCCGCCGGAACGTGCGGGCCTGGGACTGACACCCCACAAGAAGACAGCCGGTTGTCGCACCGATTTACGACCGTCCTCCTCGGTGCGACGGTGGGCGAGGGGGTGAACCCATGGCGCAGATGGCGCAGACCCACGAGTGGATGTTCTACGAGGTCATGTGGCGCAGCTGGGCGGGCCGGGCGCAGGTGCCCTTTCCCGTGCCGTGGTGGGCGCAACAGGCCTTCCGGCGCTGGAGCGACGACTTCGACTCGGGAACGTACGAGACGAAGGAAGCCGCCCTGGCCTCCAATGCCCTGTACCGCTACTGGCACATGGTGGGCGTGAAGGACCACCGTCAGGAGTCACTGATCGGCCAGGCCGGTGAGATCGAGCCGGTCTACGACAAGTACTGCTTGTTCTTCTTCCTCTACGACCCGGCGACGGGTGCCCTGCACCTGCCGCAGCTGCCGGGCGACGGCACGGTGTCCCAGCGGATGGAGGCGCCGCACCTGCCCGTCGTCCTCACGGACTTCCGCGCCCCGGACGGCGTCGAGTTCGTGCAGCGCACCTTCGCCACGACCGTCGGGGCGCGGCAGCGCGACCTCGTGGTGTCCCGGGTGACGGTGGGCACCGCGACCGGTCAGCCGCGCGAGGGCCGGCTGTGCGCGGCGGTCATGCCGGCCGGGCCGAGCGGATTCCAGCGGCACGACCGCAACGGCCGGCAGATCACCGACCGGAGGCTGACGTTCCTGCGGTATCTGCCCGCGGAGAACCGGGTGGAGACGAACAGCGGCTGGGGTCCGGTGTTCGACACCGTGCCCGAGCAGTACGGCGTGTACGGCAACCCGGACTTCAGCCACGACCCGGCTTCCTATCTCGCGCACAGTCCGTTCCACGACCTGGTCAACGGCGGCAAACTGAACGGGGCCGGGCAGGCCCAGGACCAGGTCGCCGGGTTGTGCAGCGCGGCGTTCGCGTGGCCGTTCCGGATCGTCGACGACGAGATGTTCGCGCTGGATGTGCGACTGCCCGTCGATCTGTACAGCGGGGCCGCCGATCTGGCGGAGATCAGGTCCGTTCCGTCGGGTGAGCTGGAGGAGGCCAACCGGGCGTTCTGGACGTCGAAGCTCGTCGGGCAGGGCTTGCAGCCCGAACTGCCGCGACCCGTGGCGCACTTGACCGATCTGTTCCGCCAGTCGCGGTCGCAGCTGCTCATCCTCTCCGACCACGGGGAGATCCACCCGGGCCCCACGGTGTACGACTCGTTCTGGATCCGCGACTCGTCCGTCGAGGCCACTGCCTGCTCGCTGGTGGGTGACGGCGCGCTCGCCGAGCACCAGTTGGGCACCCACTACCCGTTGAAGTTCAATCGCGGCACGGGCCGGATCGGACCGTGTGCCGAGTACGGCTTCTACGGAGGTCCGCACGAGCGGGACGACCGCGAATGGGACAGCAACGGACAGGCGCTCTGGGCGATCGGCCGCTTCGACCGCACGAAGGGCCGCGCCGCCGCGTTCGGCGCGAAGCTGTACACGCCGTACGTGATCGACGGCGCCCGGTGGCTGCGGGACAACCGCGACCAGTACGGGCTGCTGCACAGCGGATGGAGCGCCGAGCACCTCGGCGAGCGCGACAAACCGCACTACTGGGACGACCTGTGGGCGCTCGCCGGTCTGTACGAGGCGGCGCGGCTCGCGGAACGCATCGGTTCGCCGGACGTGCCCGAACTCTGGGCGGCCTTCGACGACGTGAAGCGCGCCACGGCGGCCTCGGTGCGCTGGGTCCTGGCGGAGCAGCGCAGGCGCGGCGCCTGGGAGACGTACATCCCGACCGGTCCCGGCGACGTCGGCAGGCTCGATTCGACGATGATCGGCACCGCGGCGTTCTTCCACCCGCTGCGCCTGCACATGGGCAGCAAGCTCGGCACCGACATCGACGCGGCGGCGCGCTGCACGCTCGACACCATGTACGCCCGCTTCGTGCGGGGCGGCTACCGCCACGAGGCGGCGTGGAACGCGTACGGCCCGTACCTCACCACGCAGTTGGCGCACGCCTACCTGCTGGCGGGCGACCCGGCACGGGCGGACGCCCTGCTCGGGTGGATCGTCGGGGCCGCCTTCCCGCGCACCGAGGAGCGGGCGGTCGCGCTCGGCGCCTGGAACGAGCAGCACGCGTTCACCATCGCCTCGGACTTCCACGAAGTACCGTCCAGGCACTGGTACATGGGCGACATTCCGCACGGCTGGGCCGCCGCGGAGTATCTGCTCCTGATCCGCGACATCCTGCTGTTCGAGGCGGACGAGGACCGCGATCCACATGTCTACATCGCGCCGGGGGTACGTCCGCACTGGGTGCGGGACGGGGAGACGGTGGCCGTCGAATCCGCGCCGACGCTGTTCGGCAGGCCCTTCGGGTACCGGCTCACGCACGACGCGGGCGCCCGGACGGTGACCGTGGAGGTCACCGAGGCTCCGGAGCCGGTGCGGTACGTGTATCCGTGCCGGTTCGGGCAGGTGCGGTCGGTGTCGGCGGACGGGCGGCAGCTGCCCGTCTCCGGGGACGACGTGCTCGTTCCGGCCGGGACGCGACGGTTCGTGGTGACGTACACCTGAGTCCGGTGCTCGGTTTGCCGGGCGCGTCCGCTCGACGGACCTTGATCCGTACTGTCGAGCGACGTGATCGCTCGTTCGTGAGTTCTTCTGTTCCCGTGCCGGGCGTGAGGTGACGCTCGAAGGACGACGGGTGACCGGCGTCTGGTGAACGCGCACTGGGTGGGAGACGTGGCATGGCACGGGAAGAGGATCAGCGGCGGGCGGGCCTGGACAGTCAGGCCTTACTGCTGGCGGCCGGGCTGGCGGAGCTGGCGGTGACCACGGTGGGTTCGGCGGTGGGCGCGGTGCGGGACGCACTGCGCCGCTCCGACACCGCGGAGCTGGCGGCGGAGGCCGAGCACGACCTCCTGGCGCGCGGCCGGCTGGCGCTGGACCGATACGCGGCCGCGCCCCCGGCCCACCTGGAGATCCTGGCCCGCCGCGCCCTCGCCCGACAGGCCGCCGACGGTGAGTGAACCGTGGGGGCCGGACGGGCTGAAGGCGCGCGTCGACGACGCGTTGCTCCGCTTCGTCGCCGAGGAGGCGGACCGGCTGGCGGAGATCGATCCGCTCCTTGGCCCGGTGGCAGCGCAGTTGGAGGCGGCGGTCGCGGACGGCAAGCGGCTGCGGTCGGCATTCTGCTACTGGGGCTGGCGCGCGGTGGGACAGCCGGACAGCGACGCGGCCGTACGGGCCGCGGCCTCCATGGAGCTCGTGCACGCGGCGGCGGTCGTGCACGACGACCTCATCGACGACAGCCCCCTGCGGCACGGCAGGCCCACCGCGCACAGGGCCCTGCGCGCCGCCGTACGGAGGCGCCCGCACGCCGACGCGGCGGCCCGGTCCCTGGCGATGCTGGTGGGAGACCTGCTGATGGCGCTGGCCGGGGAGCTCTTCGCCACCAGCGGTCTGCCCGCCGCCTATCTGTCCCGGGCCCGCCCGCTGTGGGCGGTGATGGCCCGTGAGCTGGTCGCGGGCGAGTGCCTGGAGATCCTCCGTACCGGAAGCGACCCGGACACCACGGCCTCGCTGAAGGTGATCCGCTACAAGACCGCCAAGTACACGGTCGAGCAGCCCTTGCTCATCGGCGGGGCCCTGGCCGGTGCGGGGGCGGGGCTGCGCGAGGGCTTCCGTGCGTACGGGCTGCCGCTCGGGGAGGCGTTCCAGCTGCGGGACGATCTGCTCGGCCTGTTCGGGGACCCGAGCGTGACGGGCAAGGCCAACGCCGACGACGTGCACGGTCAGCGGCCCACGGCCCTGCTGGCGGAGACATGGCGCCTCGCCGGCGCGGACGAGCGGGAGCGGCTGCGCTCCCTGCTCGGCAGGCGCGACCTGGGCGAGGAGGGGCTGCGGGCGGTGCGCGAGCTGATGCTCGGGCTCGGGGCGCCCGCCGGCATCGAGGACATGATCCGTGCCCGCGTCACGGAGGCGCTGGACGCCCTGCACGAGCTGGACGTGCCGTCGCACGCCACCGACGCCCTCACCGCGCTGGCCGATTCGGCGGCGCTCCGCCTCTCCTGAACCGGCCTCTTCTTCCGTCCTGACGCCGCCCCCCCGTGAAAGCCGAGGAACCCGCTGTGACCTGCACCGAGGCATCGATGAACACCCTGCGACAGGCCGGTGACGAACTCGCCGACGCCACCGTCGCCGCTCTCTTCGAACGCGGCCAGGTGGGCACGTTCAACACCCTGATGCGCTACGTCTCCACGGTCGGCGCCCCGCTGCCGGACGGGCTGCCCGACGTCGCGCGCGAATACCTCGAGGCCACCCGTGTCCCGCCGGGGTGGGTGGACTGGGGGGAGATGGAGAAGGCCCGCCTGTTCTTCATCGACAACAACGTGCACATCTCGACCGCGCTGTCGTTCGCCTCCATGCCCGCCTGCTACGTCGTCCCGCACGTCGCGAAGCTGCTCTCGACCACGCACGGACTGAAGTACCCGTCCAAACGGATGGCGGAGACAGGGCAGTTCACCGTCTACCTGATGCGGCCCGACGCGTTCGAGAGCGGGAGCCGTTTCATCCCGGCCGCGCAGAAGGTCCGCCTCTTGCATGCCTCCATCCGCCACCACCTCGTGCGCGAGAACCGGTGGGACACCGACGCGCTCGGCACGCCGATCTGCCAGGAGGACATGATCGGCGGGCAGATGTTCTTCTCCATGCTCGTCCTGGACAGCCTGCACCGGCTGGGCATCCACATGACGACCGAGGGCGCGGAAGCGTACTACTACGCGTGGCGCGTGGTCGGTGCGATGCTCGGTGTCGACCAGGACGCCGTCCCCAAGACCCTCGACGAGGCCCGCCACTTCCTCGATCTGTACATGGTCCGGCACATGGGGCCCTCCGAGGAGGGCACGCACCTGACCCGGCAGCTCATCGACCTCTACGAAGAGGTCGTGCCCGGCACCCTCCTCGACCCGATCGTCTCCGCCCTCATCCGCCACCTCGTCGGAGACACCTGCGCCGACTGGCTCGCGGTGCCCCGCACCCGGTGGGACACCCTCGTCAAAGCCGTGCCCCACCTCCTCGGCGTCCTGGAGACCATCGAGGACCGCTCCCCGCTCGGCGCCTGGGCACTGGACCGCCTCGGCCACCTCACCAGCGTCCTCGAACTGTCCTCGCTCACGCGCGGACGCGTCATGCACTACGCCATCCCCGAGCAGCTCAAGACGGACTACGGCGTCTCCCACACGGTCCCCCGCACCCGCCGCTGGACCCCGCCCGCCGCCACGGTGTGAGGCGCCCCGGCGGCTGACGCCCGCATGCCGAGAACCCGCGGGCCCCGTTGTCGTTCGGGGGCTCGCGGGTTCGGGAGTCCGTCAGGGTCGTCGGCGGTTCAGGCGCGGGTTTCGCGTCTGAGGGCGTACCGCTCCTTCTCGGAGAGGCCGCCCCAGACGCCGAACCTCTCGTCGTTGTTCAGTGCGTACTCCAGGCACGCCGTGCGCATGTCGCACATCTGGCAGATGTCCTTCGCCTCACGCACCGAGCTACCGGGCTCGGGGAAGAAGAAGTCGGCTCCGGTCTGGGCGCACAGAGCCTGCTCCTGCCAGGCGAGTTCGGGCTCGGCTGTCATCTCGATCTGCATGGCACCGATGCTGTCCCACCGCGCGAAACAACCGATCAACGAACGATCAACGACCGCCCGGCCGGCCTCCGGACAGCCGTGGCCGGCAGACGCCCCGGTGAGGGCTGCCCAGCCGCGCGCGTCGCGAAACGGCCCGCGGGCACCGCGAAACGACCGCCCGAACACCGCGAAACGACCCGCGCGCATCGCGAAACGACCCATCGGCACCCGGTTCCGGACGCGCGGACCGGGCACCGAAGGTTACGCCTTCCTCCGTCGGCCCTACTGGCCCTGCTCCCCGGGCGGCGACGGCTGCAGCACCGCGAACTTCGCCCCCGCCGGGTCCGCGAGCTTCGCGAAGCGCCCCACGCCCTCCATCGCCACGGGCTCCATGCGTACCTCACCGCCGCCCTGCCGGGCCTTGGCGACCGTGGCGTCACAGTCGTCCACCTGGAAGTACGGCAACCAGTACGCCGCTGTCTCGGAGGGGTCGCTCGCCAGCGGCACGACGCCGCCGAACATGTCGTCCGCGGAGCCGCCCGCCGGGTGCACCATCGTGTACGTCCCGCCGGGGAAGGCCGCCTCGGTGGTCTGCCAGCCGAACACGGAGCCGTAGAAGGCGGTGGCCGCGGAGACGTCCGGGGTGTACAGCTCGGTCCAGACCAGACCGCCCGGTTCGTTCAGGACATCGAGGCCCTTGAGCTCGCCCTGCTGCCACACGGAGAACGGGACGCCCGCGTCGTCGACGAGACCCGCCATGCGGCCGAGGTCGAGGATGTCCACGGCCTCGAAGAGACTGCTGCCACCTGCCTGTTCGACGGCTTTCGCCGTGGCGTCCACCTCCGGCGTGCGGAAATAGAGCGTCCAGGACGGCGCTGCCTCGTCGGCCGATATGGCCATCGCGCCCGCCGCGGTGCGGCCCGAGAGCTGGTACTGGCTGTACCCGCCGACGTCCGCTGCGCCCTGCTGGAGCTCCCAGCCGAACAGCTCGCGGTAGAACCCGCTGACGCTGCCGAGGTCAGGGGCGCACATGTCCACCCAAACAGGTGCACCTGGCATGAAACGGTTATTGAGCATGATCGACTCCTTTGTCGGATCTCTCTTCCGCACTCAGAAGTCTGGCACCACCCACTGACAATCGGCTCGCCCTGCCCCCACCACGTCATTTGATGAAGGGAAAACATTTTTGAGAGCGCTCTCAGTCACAACTCTTGACGCCGCAATCGCCCGTCGAGACAGTGGTGCCCCCCACACGACAACCCCCCACGCAACCGCGCAGGAGACCTTCCGTGATATCGCGTCGAACGTTCCTGACCACCGCAGCCGGCGCCGCGGGCGCCCTCACCTACCCCGTCTGGGGCAGCGCTCTGAGCCCCGGCGCCCAGGCGGGCGGCACGGCCGCGCCCGCCACCTGCGAGCTGGCCCTCGCGAACAAGTCGCTCCCCGGCCAGGTGCGCGCGTACGTCACCGGCCACGAGCAGGGCAGCGGCCGCTGGGTGCTGCTCAAGCCGGACGGCGGCGTCTACCGCCCCGAGTCGCCCTCGGCCCCGCAGACCCCGTTGCCCGTCGACTGCGCCATCCCGCTCGGCGCCGCGGGATCCGCGCCCAAGGTGCTGACTTTGCCTCAGATGTTCGGCGCCCGCGTCTACTTCGTCCGCGACGACAAGCTGGACTTCTTCCTCAACCCCGGCCCCGCCCTGGTCGAGCCCGCCTTCGCGACCCGCGCGGACCCCAACTACGGCCGCACGTGGTCGTTCTGCGAGTTCACGTTCAACCCCCAGCAGCTGTACGCCAACATCAGCTACGTCGACCTGGTGACCGCGCTGCCCATCGGCCTGACCCTGGAGGGCGACGGCAAGCACACCGTGGCCCCGCTGCCGGACGGCGCCGTCGACAGGATCGCGGCGGATCTGACGGCGCAGGCGAGGAAGGACGGGCAGCCCTGGGACAAGCTGGTCATACGCGGTGACGACGGCGGCGTGCTGCGCGTCATCTCGCCGCAGAACCTGATGGCGCCGTACTTCGACCGGCCGGACCAGATGCCGTTCCGGGACGTCTGGAACAGCTACATCGACAAGGTGTGGGACAAGTACCGCGGCACGGACCTGAAGATCGACCTCCAGGGCGGCCGCGGCGTGTTCACCGGGCGGGTCAACGGCGACGTCCTGACGTTCAACGGCGGCCACTCGTTCCCCAAGCCGACCTCGAAAGACATCTTCACCTGCAACCACGGCCCGTTCGCCAACAACCCGAACGACCCCGACGACAAGAAGGGCCTGCTGGCCCGGCTCGCGGCGGGCTTCAACCGCAGCATCATGCTCACCCACCCCCAGCAGCCGAACGGCACGAGCACCGCGGACTACTACCGGGACCCCGTGACCAACCACTGGTCGCGCGTGGTGCACGCCAACTCCCCCATCGGGTACGCCTTCCCGTACGACGACGTACGTCCCGACGGGCAGCCGGACGTCTCGGGCGCGGCGCACGACGGCAATCCACGGCGGTTCACGGTGAGCGTGGGCGCGTAGCGTCGACCGATCCTTCGCAGCTCCCGCCGCGGACCCGAGGGTCCAGACCCGTTACGCGGAGGCGCGGCGCACCAGTGCCGTCGGCAGCACCACACCGGCGGGCCCGGCGCCGCCCTCCGCACCGGCCGGCCCGCGCTCCGCTCCTCCCCTTCCGCGGAGCAGTATCCCGGCCATCAACCGCCCCATCTCCTCGATGTCCTGACGGACCGTCGTGAGGGGCGGTTCGGTCTGCTCGGCGACCGGGAGCATGTCGTCGAAGCCGACCACCGCCACGTCGTCCGGCACCCTCCGCCCCCGCTCGCGCAGCACCCGCAGGGCGCCGGACGCGGTCAGGTCGTTGGCCGCGAAGACGCCGTCCACATCAGGGGTACGGTCGAGGAGTTCCCGCATCGCGCGCTCCCCGCCTGCCGGGGTGAAGTCACCCTCGACGATCAGCGCGGGGTCGACGTCGGCGAGCGCGTCGCGGTACCCGTCGAGCCGGTCGACCGCCGAGGTCTGGTCGAGGGCGCCGGTGATGTGCGCGATCCGACGGCACCCGAGACCCACCAGATGCCGCACCGCTTCCCGCGCGCCGCCCCGGTTGTCGCAGTCGACGTACGGCGCGTCCGGCCCGTCGCCCGCCGCCTGGGGCCACCCGGGGCGCCCGCCGAAGACGGTCGGCACGCCGGCGCGGCGGATGATGCCGGGCAGCGGGTCGTCCAGGTGCAGCGAGAAGACGAGCGCGCCGTCGACGTGCCCGCCCGCGAGATACCGCCCGACCCGCTCGTGATCGTCCCGCCCCTCGGTGAGCAGCAGCACGAGCTGAACGTCGTGGGCCGTCAACTCCTTGCTGATGCCGCGCAGTTGCAGCGCGAAGAAGGGGTCGGCGAAGACCCGCGTCTCCGGCTCGGCGATGACCACGGCGACCGCGTCGTGGCGCCGCGTGACCAGACTCCGGGCGGCGCGGTTGGGGACGTATCCGAGCTCGTCGACGGCCCGCCGCACCTTCTCCGCGAGCACCTCCCGCACCCCCGGGTCCCCGTTGACGACGCGCGAGACGGTGGCCCTGGAGACCCCCGCACGAGCGGCCACGGCCTCCAGAGTGGGACGCGGTTCCTCGGTCACCTTCGGTCACTCCTCCCTGACGATGTCAGGAGGCATCTTTCCGTATGGGTGGGGGGAGGTGCGCGTGAAGGGTTCGGGGAGAATTCGAGGTCGAGGGCTCGTCGGCCGCGGTCGCGCCTCCTCAAGGCGGAGCCTCGTCGGGCCGATCACGAGGGCATGGAAACTCCTGCCGTCCTCATCACGGACCGTGCCGTGTCCCGCCGCGTGTTCGGCGTCACCGCCGGGCTCCTCGCCGTCGCCCAGCCGCTCTCCGGACTGCTCCCGGCCGCACCGGCCCACGCCGCCACGCCGCACCCGGCGACACCTGTGGACGAGAAGAGGCTGCGGGCCCTGTTCGGATCGGAGAACCGGGCCGTCGCCACGCGCGAGCGGGTGGTCGCGGTGACCTTCAACGCGGCCTGGAACGAAGCGGGCCTCGGTCGAATCCTCGCCGCCCTCGCCCGCCGACGCGCGCCCGCGACGTTCTTCCTGACCGGCGACTTCGCCGACCGGCAGCGGCGGGTGGTGCAGCGGATCGCGGCGGCGGGACACGGCCTGGGAAACCACTCCTACAGCCACCCCTACTTCAAAGACCTGACCGCCGCCGGGCGGCGACGCGAGGTGCGGGCCGCGGACCGGGCCCTGCGCGAGGCCGGTGCGGGGGCAGCCATGACCCCGTTCTTCCGTTTCCCCTACGGCGAGACCGCACCGGCCCACATCAGGGAGGTCAACGGGCTGGGATTCGCCGACATCGAGTTCACCGCCGACACCAACGGGTGGAAGGGCACCCAGGGCGGCATGACGGTGGACCGTGCGGTGCGCAGGGCCGTCGACGCGCTGCGCCCCGGAGCGATCCTCCAGATGCACGTGGGCGCCTCCGAGGGGCGTACGGACGTGCTCGACGCGCAGGCGCTGCCGCGCATCCTCGACGCGATCGACGCCCACGGGTACCGCGTCATCGACCTCCGCGCCCTCCTCACGTCCCCCGCCCCGCGGCGGCCCGGGACCGCGCTGTCGGCGGGCGCCTGACCTGCGTACCCTGCCCCCATGTTCAAGAAGCGGAGAGAGCGCAAGCAGGCCGGGCTCCAGGAGGAGCTGGGCGCCGCCCTGCGGAATCCGGACGCGGCGGTGCGTGCCAGGGCCGCGGTCGAGGCCGCCGAGGAAGCCGATCCGCAGTGGGCGCTCCGGGAACTGGCCGGGGCCGTGGCGCGCGAACCGTGGACGGACGACTTCCACGAGACCGTGGTCGACGGCTTCAGTGCGGCGCTGCGCCGCGACGCCGGGGCGCGGCAGCGCGTGGAGGGGATCGTCGCCGGACACCTGGACGACCCCGAAGGGTTCCTGCGGGCGTGGACCCGCTTCGTCGAGGAGCTCGGCGGGCCGCCGGCCCTGCGCGAGGTGGGCGAGGACATCCAGGACGACATGCGGGAACGTCTCACGTACCTGCGCGGGCAGGGCTGGACTCCGCAGGGCCTCGACAGGCTCGGACGGCCCGGCGACTTCCAGCGCGACCTGGCGTTCGACTTCGCCGTCATCCTGGCGTCCCTCGTCGTGCGCAGGAACGAGCCGCCGAGCGCCGAGGACGCGGAGCGGCTGCTGGGGCGGACGCGCGCTCGGCTCGCGGAGGCGCTGCCCCTGGCGCCCGGCTCCAAGGAGCGCGTCGACATCGTGGTCGACGTCGCCCAGGCCGCCGACGAGGACTCCTGGACGGAGCGCGCCCAGGTCGGCCTCCTCATCGACGAGGCCCTCGCGCTCTGCGCCGACCAGGACCCGGACCGCGGCACCCTCGGCGTCGAGCTGCTCTCCGACCTGCTGCTGTTCAACGACACGCTCCGCTACGGAGCGGTCCGCCGCACCCTGGACCGGCTGGCCGCGGGGAAGCCCGGCCCCCGCGTCCTGGCCGACGTGCTGCGCTGCTACGACGAGCTCCAGACGCACAGGCCCCTGGACGAGCCGCCGTATCCGCTGTTCCTCGAAGCCCTGCGGCACCCCGACGCCGACGTGCGCCAGGCCGCCGTCAGCGGCCTCGACCCGATGGCCGAGGGCTCCCCCGTGGAACGCGAGGCCGTGGACGGGCTCGTCGCCCTCCTCGACCACGACGGGGAGACCGCGGTCCGCGTCGCCGCCGCGAGGACGCTCGCCGGCCTGGACTGCGCCGAGGGACGTACCGCCGGTGCCGTCGCCGACGCGCTGCGGCGGCACGCCGACTCGCCGGTCCCCGCCCTGCGCGCGGTCAGCTTCCGCGACGCACTCGCGCGGAGCGTTCCGGATGCGTACGACCGGCTGCTGCACGAGCTCGAATCCCCCGACGTCCACTGGGGGTTCGTGGCGGCCTGCCTGTTCGCCGCGGAGGACGACGGGTTCCGGCTGCCCGACGACATCCGCCCCCGCGTTCTCGAACGCCTGGAGCGTCTGCGGGCCTCGGGCTGGACCGACCGCTGCGCGGAACCGGACGGCTACCCGGACCCGGACGACCTCGCCGACATGACCGACACCTTGGTGGAACGGCTGCGCGCCGACGCGGACTAGCCGTGGTGGTGGTGCCCTCCGGAGGCCTCGGCCCCGGCCCCGGCTTCCGGTGAGGGCTCCTCGGACGAGGACTTCTTGGGAGAGGACTTCTTGGGAGAGGACTTAGGCGACGACTTCGACGCGCCCGCATGATGCGGCTCGTACTCCGGGATCGTCCCGTCCGCCTTCTTCACCAGGAACAGCCCCGCCATCCCCATGTCCGCGTGGCTCTGGACGTGGCAGTGGTACATCCACGCCCCGGCCCCCACCCCCTCCCCCGCGACGACCTGGAAGCCGAACGAGTCGCCCGGACCGACGATCTTGTCGTCGATGATCCGGCTCGGGTCGTCGGGTCCCGTGAGCAGGCCCGTGCGG
The window above is part of the Streptomyces venezuelae genome. Proteins encoded here:
- a CDS encoding polyprenyl synthetase, with the protein product MAREEDQRRAGLDSQALLLAAGLAELAVTTVGSAVGAVRDALRRSDTAELAAEAEHDLLARGRLALDRYAAAPPAHLEILARRALARQAADGE
- a CDS encoding polyprenyl synthetase family protein translates to MSEPWGPDGLKARVDDALLRFVAEEADRLAEIDPLLGPVAAQLEAAVADGKRLRSAFCYWGWRAVGQPDSDAAVRAAASMELVHAAAVVHDDLIDDSPLRHGRPTAHRALRAAVRRRPHADAAARSLAMLVGDLLMALAGELFATSGLPAAYLSRARPLWAVMARELVAGECLEILRTGSDPDTTASLKVIRYKTAKYTVEQPLLIGGALAGAGAGLREGFRAYGLPLGEAFQLRDDLLGLFGDPSVTGKANADDVHGQRPTALLAETWRLAGADERERLRSLLGRRDLGEEGLRAVRELMLGLGAPAGIEDMIRARVTEALDALHELDVPSHATDALTALADSAALRLS
- a CDS encoding oxygenase MpaB family protein; this translates as MTCTEASMNTLRQAGDELADATVAALFERGQVGTFNTLMRYVSTVGAPLPDGLPDVAREYLEATRVPPGWVDWGEMEKARLFFIDNNVHISTALSFASMPACYVVPHVAKLLSTTHGLKYPSKRMAETGQFTVYLMRPDAFESGSRFIPAAQKVRLLHASIRHHLVRENRWDTDALGTPICQEDMIGGQMFFSMLVLDSLHRLGIHMTTEGAEAYYYAWRVVGAMLGVDQDAVPKTLDEARHFLDLYMVRHMGPSEEGTHLTRQLIDLYEEVVPGTLLDPIVSALIRHLVGDTCADWLAVPRTRWDTLVKAVPHLLGVLETIEDRSPLGAWALDRLGHLTSVLELSSLTRGRVMHYAIPEQLKTDYGVSHTVPRTRRWTPPAATV
- a CDS encoding WhiB family transcriptional regulator; its protein translation is MQIEMTAEPELAWQEQALCAQTGADFFFPEPGSSVREAKDICQMCDMRTACLEYALNNDERFGVWGGLSEKERYALRRETRA
- a CDS encoding VOC family protein; this translates as MCAPDLGSVSGFYRELFGWELQQGAADVGGYSQYQLSGRTAAGAMAISADEAAPSWTLYFRTPEVDATAKAVEQAGGSSLFEAVDILDLGRMAGLVDDAGVPFSVWQQGELKGLDVLNEPGGLVWTELYTPDVSAATAFYGSVFGWQTTEAAFPGGTYTMVHPAGGSADDMFGGVVPLASDPSETAAYWLPYFQVDDCDATVAKARQGGGEVRMEPVAMEGVGRFAKLADPAGAKFAVLQPSPPGEQGQ
- a CDS encoding glycoside hydrolase family 64 protein yields the protein MISRRTFLTTAAGAAGALTYPVWGSALSPGAQAGGTAAPATCELALANKSLPGQVRAYVTGHEQGSGRWVLLKPDGGVYRPESPSAPQTPLPVDCAIPLGAAGSAPKVLTLPQMFGARVYFVRDDKLDFFLNPGPALVEPAFATRADPNYGRTWSFCEFTFNPQQLYANISYVDLVTALPIGLTLEGDGKHTVAPLPDGAVDRIAADLTAQARKDGQPWDKLVIRGDDGGVLRVISPQNLMAPYFDRPDQMPFRDVWNSYIDKVWDKYRGTDLKIDLQGGRGVFTGRVNGDVLTFNGGHSFPKPTSKDIFTCNHGPFANNPNDPDDKKGLLARLAAGFNRSIMLTHPQQPNGTSTADYYRDPVTNHWSRVVHANSPIGYAFPYDDVRPDGQPDVSGAAHDGNPRRFTVSVGA
- a CDS encoding LacI family DNA-binding transcriptional regulator, encoding MTEEPRPTLEAVAARAGVSRATVSRVVNGDPGVREVLAEKVRRAVDELGYVPNRAARSLVTRRHDAVAVVIAEPETRVFADPFFALQLRGISKELTAHDVQLVLLLTEGRDDHERVGRYLAGGHVDGALVFSLHLDDPLPGIIRRAGVPTVFGGRPGWPQAAGDGPDAPYVDCDNRGGAREAVRHLVGLGCRRIAHITGALDQTSAVDRLDGYRDALADVDPALIVEGDFTPAGGERAMRELLDRTPDVDGVFAANDLTASGALRVLRERGRRVPDDVAVVGFDDMLPVAEQTEPPLTTVRQDIEEMGRLMAGILLRGRGGAERGPAGAEGGAGPAGVVLPTALVRRASA
- a CDS encoding polysaccharide deacetylase family protein, producing the protein METPAVLITDRAVSRRVFGVTAGLLAVAQPLSGLLPAAPAHAATPHPATPVDEKRLRALFGSENRAVATRERVVAVTFNAAWNEAGLGRILAALARRRAPATFFLTGDFADRQRRVVQRIAAAGHGLGNHSYSHPYFKDLTAAGRRREVRAADRALREAGAGAAMTPFFRFPYGETAPAHIREVNGLGFADIEFTADTNGWKGTQGGMTVDRAVRRAVDALRPGAILQMHVGASEGRTDVLDAQALPRILDAIDAHGYRVIDLRALLTSPAPRRPGTALSAGA
- a CDS encoding HEAT repeat domain-containing protein, which gives rise to MFKKRRERKQAGLQEELGAALRNPDAAVRARAAVEAAEEADPQWALRELAGAVAREPWTDDFHETVVDGFSAALRRDAGARQRVEGIVAGHLDDPEGFLRAWTRFVEELGGPPALREVGEDIQDDMRERLTYLRGQGWTPQGLDRLGRPGDFQRDLAFDFAVILASLVVRRNEPPSAEDAERLLGRTRARLAEALPLAPGSKERVDIVVDVAQAADEDSWTERAQVGLLIDEALALCADQDPDRGTLGVELLSDLLLFNDTLRYGAVRRTLDRLAAGKPGPRVLADVLRCYDELQTHRPLDEPPYPLFLEALRHPDADVRQAAVSGLDPMAEGSPVEREAVDGLVALLDHDGETAVRVAAARTLAGLDCAEGRTAGAVADALRRHADSPVPALRAVSFRDALARSVPDAYDRLLHELESPDVHWGFVAACLFAAEDDGFRLPDDIRPRVLERLERLRASGWTDRCAEPDGYPDPDDLADMTDTLVERLRADAD